A genomic stretch from Oreochromis niloticus isolate F11D_XX linkage group LG11, O_niloticus_UMD_NMBU, whole genome shotgun sequence includes:
- the LOC106098650 gene encoding DLA class II histocompatibility antigen, DR-1 beta chain, with translation MHTHNFLILPHVLLIFSTADAYFGYGVVRCLFTSKDDVVYLAQVYLNKMLLGQYNSSLGKYVGYTEKTKEIADNLNKNKGFLEHEKKNKEKCRTNIPLVLDILSRPVKPSVRLRLVESADSKHPGLFMCSAYNFYPKQIKLTWLRDGKEATSNVTSTDELPNGNWLYQIHSYIEISSKPGEKISCVVEHASLTEPKVIDWVPITEAGKNKIAVGAAGLLLGLVFPIIGVIFYKRKTTGLSD, from the exons ATGCACACTCACAACTTTTTGATACTACCACATGTGCTCTTGATATTTTCAACAGCGG ATGCTTACTTTGGTTACGGTGTGGTTCGTTGCCTGTTTACTTCTaaagatgatgttgtttatCTGGCACAAGTCTACTTGAATAAGATGCTTCTGGGTCAGTACAACAGCTCTTTGGGGAAATATGTCGGCTACACAGAGAAAACTAAAGAAATTGCAGATAAtctcaacaaaaacaaaggtttCCTGGAACAtgagaaaaagaacaaagagaagTGCAGAACTAACATCCCACTCGTGTTGGACATTCTTTCAAGACCAG TGAAGCCCAGTGTCAGGCTGAGGTTAGTTGAGTCAGCAGACAGCAAACATCCAGGCTTGTTCATGTGCAGCGCGTACAACTTTTATCCCAAACAAATCAAACTGACGTGGCTGAGGGATGGAAAGGAGGCAACATCTAATGTGACGTCCACTGATGAACTACCCAACGGAAACTGGCTCTACCAGATTCACTCCTACATCGAGATTTCATCGAAACCTGGAGAGAAAATCAGCTGCGTGGTGGAGCATGCCAGTCTCACAGAGCCCAAGGTTATTGACTGGG tgCCAATAACTGAAGCAGGGAAGAATAAGATTGCTGTTGGTGCAGCAGGGCTGCTGCTGGGTTTGGTGTTTCCAATTATTGGAGTAATTTTCTacaagaggaagaccacag GCCTATCTGACTGA